A stretch of the Pseudomonas helvetica genome encodes the following:
- a CDS encoding DUF3303 domain-containing protein, with product MLYIVSWSITPERRNSAIERFLKTGGAPPAGVKMLGRWHAVGRMTGFGVAEASDVTLIQKWVLEWSDLLAMEIHPALTDEQAAPLLAAALGK from the coding sequence ATGCTCTACATCGTCAGTTGGTCAATCACTCCGGAACGTCGTAATAGCGCGATCGAACGTTTTCTCAAAACAGGCGGAGCCCCACCCGCAGGCGTCAAGATGCTGGGACGCTGGCATGCCGTAGGACGCATGACCGGTTTTGGTGTGGCAGAAGCCAGTGATGTCACACTGATACAGAAATGGGTGCTCGAATGGAGCGATCTGCTGGCCATGGAGATTCATCCTGCATTGACGGATGAACAGGCGGCTCCGTTGCTGGCAGCGGCGCTTGGCAAGTAA
- a CDS encoding pyridoxal-phosphate dependent enzyme: MLHIRTPLILHPGLSTPSRRIWLKLENLQPSGSFKLRGMGLLCTRAAEQGMKKVVCPSGGNAGYATAVAAAALGLEASIIVPHTTPESTRARIAKTGAQVIVHGQVWDEANQLALELAKAPDTEYVPAFDHPTLWEGHSTMIDEILQDCPQVDTIVASVGGGGLLAGILTGLERHARLDCRIIACETEGAASFDAAVKAGHPVKLSEISSIASSLGALQVAQWPVEHIQHFPHTCVVLTDAEAIMGVVRYADDLRQLVEPACGVSLAVAYLDHPAIAEAHDVVIIVCGGISISAQKVAGWQNL, translated from the coding sequence ATGCTGCATATCAGAACACCGTTGATACTCCATCCGGGGCTCTCGACGCCCAGCCGGCGCATCTGGCTCAAGCTGGAAAACCTGCAACCCAGCGGCTCATTCAAGCTGCGCGGCATGGGCTTGCTCTGTACCCGCGCGGCCGAGCAGGGCATGAAGAAAGTGGTCTGCCCGTCCGGCGGCAATGCCGGTTATGCGACGGCAGTGGCCGCTGCGGCGTTGGGGCTGGAAGCGAGCATCATCGTGCCGCACACCACCCCGGAAAGTACCCGGGCGCGAATCGCCAAAACCGGGGCACAAGTGATCGTGCACGGTCAGGTGTGGGACGAGGCCAACCAGTTGGCGCTGGAACTCGCCAAGGCGCCCGATACCGAATACGTGCCGGCGTTCGACCACCCGACGCTGTGGGAAGGGCACAGCACGATGATCGATGAAATTCTGCAGGACTGCCCTCAGGTCGACACGATAGTGGCGTCGGTGGGCGGTGGTGGTTTGCTGGCCGGGATCCTCACCGGACTGGAACGCCACGCCCGGCTGGATTGCCGGATCATCGCCTGCGAAACCGAAGGCGCAGCGTCATTCGACGCCGCGGTCAAGGCCGGGCATCCGGTCAAACTCTCTGAAATCAGCAGCATTGCCAGCTCACTCGGGGCGCTGCAAGTTGCGCAATGGCCGGTTGAGCACATCCAGCACTTCCCGCACACCTGTGTCGTGCTGACGGATGCCGAGGCCATCATGGGCGTCGTCCGTTATGCCGATGACCTGCGTCAACTGGTGGAGCCAGCGTGCGGTGTCTCGCTGGCTGTCGCGTATCTGGATCACCCGGCGATTGCCGAAGCCCATGATGTGGTAATCATCGTGTGTGGTGGGATCAGTATCAGTGCGCAGAAGGTTGCCGGCTGGCAGAACCTTTGA
- a CDS encoding DUF190 domain-containing protein translates to MQGFLVIFFTQQNRRHHGKMLGDWLIDLAKEMGLHGATLATGIEGFGHSGKLHSAHFFEMGDQPAEIRLAITEEECTRLFERLEAEDIALFYIKAPVEFGIVGKRAEPSGHQI, encoded by the coding sequence ATGCAAGGTTTTCTGGTGATTTTCTTTACTCAGCAGAACCGCCGTCATCACGGAAAAATGCTCGGTGACTGGCTCATCGATCTGGCGAAAGAAATGGGCCTGCACGGGGCCACTCTGGCAACCGGTATCGAAGGCTTCGGGCATTCCGGGAAACTGCATTCCGCACATTTTTTCGAGATGGGCGATCAGCCCGCCGAGATCCGCCTGGCGATTACCGAGGAGGAGTGCACTCGCCTGTTCGAGCGGCTCGAGGCCGAAGACATTGCCTTGTTTTACATCAAGGCACCGGTTGAATTTGGAATCGTGGGCAAAAGGGCCGAGCCGTCTGGCCACCAGATTTGA
- a CDS encoding histidine phosphatase family protein translates to MQSTRLTLICHARTAAQKLARFAEDESVEMDWQNAKGSLAKRFKRAPRLLSAPEARTRETAALFGADMEIVPALRDCDLGRWKGLRINDLQRDEPELLHAWLSDSTSAAHGGESVAQLCERTAAWLETLVNQPGHLLAVTHPFVIRAALMHVMQCPPALFNTIDVEPLAAVELRYNGRWRLRLTPA, encoded by the coding sequence GTGCAGAGCACCCGTTTGACCCTGATCTGTCACGCCCGGACAGCAGCCCAGAAACTGGCGCGCTTTGCCGAGGATGAATCAGTGGAAATGGATTGGCAGAACGCAAAAGGCTCATTGGCCAAGCGTTTCAAACGAGCACCACGCCTGCTCAGCGCCCCGGAAGCCCGGACCCGAGAGACCGCCGCGCTGTTTGGCGCGGACATGGAAATTGTCCCGGCACTGCGCGATTGTGATTTGGGTCGCTGGAAGGGGCTGCGGATCAATGACCTGCAACGAGACGAACCCGAGCTGCTGCATGCCTGGTTGAGCGACAGCACCAGTGCTGCACATGGCGGTGAATCAGTGGCCCAACTCTGCGAGCGGACCGCTGCCTGGCTGGAGACCCTGGTCAACCAACCCGGGCACCTCCTTGCCGTCACTCACCCGTTCGTGATTCGTGCCGCACTGATGCACGTGATGCAATGCCCGCCCGCGCTATTCAACACGATAGACGTCGAACCGCTGGCCGCCGTCGAACTACGCTACAACGGCCGTTGGCGACTGCGCCTGACGCCAGCCTGA